In Spirosoma pollinicola, the genomic window GGTCATTACACACTCGCCTATCGTATGTCTGAGAAAGCACCAACCTTTGATTATTACTGGGTCAAAAACCTGTATGAACGACATCCGGTGCTGGCGGCTTTCCGCAAACGAGCCGATGGTTTTTCGGTTATGGTTTCCTTTCTGCATGAAGCCTTCGAACAGCGTCGGCAAAGTCGATACATTGAGCCAGACCTGATTAACAAGTTAACCGATTTTTTGCTGGCTATCGACGTGTTGGATAGTTCGGCTAAAACACCCCGCGATTATTTAGAGGAGTGGACTAAAGACGGAATGCTTCGTCGGTTTTATGACGATTTACTACATGATGAGCCATTCTACGAATTGACACCTGATGCCGTTCTAGTGCTGCGGTGGCTTCAGGAGCTTGATCAAAACGAGTTTGTTGGAACAGAATCAAGGCTACGAGTTTTGTTCGATTTACTTGAACAATTAGCCTACCGAAGTTCGAGCGATAAAGCAAGCCGGATTGAGCAGCTACGGCGAGAAATTCAGGAACGGGAAGCCGAAATTGACCGGATAGAGCGGGGTGAGCTTGACGTTTGGGATGCTACGCGTATACGGGAAAATTTTCAATTAGTGCAGGAAACAGCTCGGCGGCTTCTGGCTGATTTTCGGCAGGTTGAGCAGAATTTCCGTGATATCGACAGGGGTTTGCGCGACGAAATCCTGACGACTCCGCTCTCCAAAGGGAATCTTTTAGATAAACTGTTTTCAACGATTGACGAACGGATCTGGGGGCGAGATCAAGGCAAGAGCTTTCGGTCGTTCTGGGAGTTGTTGATGAATCAAGCAAAACAGGATGAGTTCGATATGTTGCTGAACGAAGTTGTTCAACTATCTGCCCTGCGGGAACTGGCTCCTGCCCTTCGTGACCTCGAACGACTCAAGTTCGATCTGGTCGAAGCCGGGGGTAATGTAAACCGGGCGAATGACCTGATTATAAAAAGCCTTCGACGGCTAATTGAGACTAATTTCTTTCGCGAACACAAACATATCCTTCAAAAAATAGAGTCAGTATTGGAGCTAGCTGTCCGTGTAAAGGCTCAGCCACCCAAAAATCGCGATTTAATGCACATTGATGGAAAACCTCAACTCGACTTCTTCATGAATCGTCGGTTGTTTCATCCATCAGTCGTGGCTACCATTCGTTCAGAAACGGTTGACGCTGGCGAACAGGATGCCGATATATCGGCATTATTAACTGATGACGATGTGTCGCTGGAACAATTGGAAACAAACATCGGACAGCTATTACGGCACCGTCCCCAAGTGTCACTGGCGGCTGTTTTAAGCGAATTTCCCCCTCAAAAAGGACTTGCCGAGATTGTTGGCTACCTGTCTTTGGCTTCTCAGAGCGAAGTACAAAATAAAGCCACAGTGAGTGAGGATATACAGGATGAGATAGCCTACGATACAGATGAAGGTTTACGTATGCTCCAATTACCGAGAATCATCTTTATTCGATAATTTTTCTAACAGGATTTACAACCGGGCCGCCGATGCGGATGAATATGATTTTATAACCCTG contains:
- a CDS encoding DUF3375 domain-containing protein produces the protein MSEKAPTFDYYWVKNLYERHPVLAAFRKRADGFSVMVSFLHEAFEQRRQSRYIEPDLINKLTDFLLAIDVLDSSAKTPRDYLEEWTKDGMLRRFYDDLLHDEPFYELTPDAVLVLRWLQELDQNEFVGTESRLRVLFDLLEQLAYRSSSDKASRIEQLRREIQEREAEIDRIERGELDVWDATRIRENFQLVQETARRLLADFRQVEQNFRDIDRGLRDEILTTPLSKGNLLDKLFSTIDERIWGRDQGKSFRSFWELLMNQAKQDEFDMLLNEVVQLSALRELAPALRDLERLKFDLVEAGGNVNRANDLIIKSLRRLIETNFFREHKHILQKIESVLELAVRVKAQPPKNRDLMHIDGKPQLDFFMNRRLFHPSVVATIRSETVDAGEQDADISALLTDDDVSLEQLETNIGQLLRHRPQVSLAAVLSEFPPQKGLAEIVGYLSLASQSEVQNKATVSEDIQDEIAYDTDEGLRMLQLPRIIFIR